A genomic region of Streptosporangium lutulentum contains the following coding sequences:
- a CDS encoding WxL protein peptidoglycan domain-containing protein — translation MIRTLSQTLPRLLAVLVAALLTVPLVPTGALAEPTLTWSVQPAGQQGPDGRRWIELALDPGQSVTEHLAVRNFGDASAVFALKAADGYLTDKGRFNMLQSDRPSVDGGTWIKVQNEVTVGANETKVVPFTITVPRDASPGDHPAGIAATVTSASGTVSVESRVGFRVMMRATGTIKAAVAAGDLTATYEQSWNPFSSGVIRVRYTATNKGNVAVSGAGEVTVSDLSGLAERDTKTAVEEIFPGDSRTVETRIAGVWALGPLSTSVTVSPSVQGGAAPGAVVENAATGVTVWTVPWPQLALVALLVILFFSYRAITRRRRRRLADLLARARDEGRAEAKESPRNTQVQGRP, via the coding sequence GTGATCCGAACCCTGTCTCAGACGCTGCCGCGGCTTCTCGCCGTCCTGGTGGCGGCGCTCCTCACCGTGCCCCTCGTGCCCACCGGCGCGCTGGCCGAACCGACGCTCACCTGGTCGGTCCAGCCGGCCGGTCAGCAGGGCCCGGACGGCCGCCGGTGGATCGAGCTCGCCCTCGACCCGGGTCAGAGCGTGACCGAGCACCTGGCCGTGCGGAACTTCGGCGACGCCTCCGCCGTCTTCGCCTTGAAGGCCGCCGACGGTTACCTCACCGACAAGGGCCGCTTCAACATGCTCCAGTCCGACCGCCCCTCGGTGGACGGCGGCACGTGGATCAAGGTCCAGAACGAGGTCACCGTCGGGGCCAACGAGACGAAGGTGGTGCCGTTCACGATCACCGTGCCGCGCGACGCCTCGCCGGGAGACCATCCGGCCGGCATCGCCGCGACGGTCACCAGCGCCAGCGGAACGGTCTCCGTGGAGAGCCGGGTGGGGTTCCGGGTCATGATGCGCGCCACCGGCACGATCAAGGCGGCGGTGGCGGCCGGCGACCTCACGGCCACGTACGAGCAGTCGTGGAACCCCTTCTCGTCCGGTGTCATCCGGGTCAGGTACACGGCGACGAACAAGGGGAACGTCGCGGTGAGCGGGGCCGGCGAGGTGACGGTCAGCGACCTGTCCGGGCTGGCCGAACGGGACACCAAGACCGCTGTCGAGGAGATCTTCCCCGGCGACAGCCGTACGGTGGAGACCCGCATCGCGGGGGTCTGGGCCCTGGGCCCGCTCTCCACGAGCGTCACCGTGTCCCCGTCCGTCCAGGGGGGCGCCGCCCCCGGCGCCGTGGTCGAGAACGCCGCCACCGGCGTGACGGTCTGGACGGTGCCCTGGCCCCAGCTGGCCCTGGTCGCGCTTCTCGTGATCCTCTTCTTCTCCTACCGGGCCATCACCCGGCGCCGCCGCCGGCGTCTGGCGGACCTGCTCGCCCGCGCCCGCGACGAAGGTCGCGCGGAGGCCAAGGAGTCCCCACGGAACACCCAGGTTCAGGGCCGTCCGTGA